Below is a window of Eriocheir sinensis breed Jianghai 21 unplaced genomic scaffold, ASM2467909v1 Scaffold652, whole genome shotgun sequence DNA.
agacagcagcggaggtggcacatctctcttggacgtgcaaacatgcatcaccatggtcttggtgtggttaatagtggcattattgtccaccgtccatgcctgaaggttgtcgagcgacgcttgaagaggtgcatagtctggatcTCTGTTGCTGACGgtgacgcccaaggtgctgtcgtcaacatatttccagcgatgcggtgtgtccatgagggcgttgttaatgagcaccaagaagcaaagcggacccattttagtgccttgcgggacgccacacgtcagctcaagaggaggggagaccgagccctgggagccaactatttgctggcgtgggctgaggaaatcagtcagccacgatacaatattagggtgaagccccagctcaatggccttagtaatgacaacagtgtggtctacaaggtcaaatgctttcctgaagtcgacaaaagcaagggcaagggaggtgtctcgtttgtctaggtggctgtgtatgaaatctagaaagctgaccaggcaatgagtggcaGAGGAGTgtttcatgttgccaaattgttggatgtctatgaggctactaatatcatcataagcccagttaaaaataaaatcttcacaaatgagggtGGGAATGGgagtgatggcgattggccttaggtcattaagggactgagGGCTGGAAGTTTTGGGGATGGGAGTAACATAGGACGTTTTCCAGTCGcttgggcaagtgttttgttcaagtgatgCATTTATaatggagcaaatgggggtggcaagttcaggggcaaattccttatagattttaattgggaggtcagtgggtgTGGTAGCTCTGTgtgtccttaatttctttaatttattgaaaacatcaacctcctggacggagggggtggggagggggatggtaggtatgtggggagggcggtgagatcaagttttgggaggctttgacagatacccgcgaaatggaTATTTATCTCCTCAGCCgctcggtcaggtgataaatgtgaagtgcaaggaacacaaaggaacacaaaggaagaacaaacaacaggagacctgctggtccttacgaggctgtttgtgacaagctacactaactatctaatcaaaggtggaagatgaaggacagcaaaagcgaaggctcctccccaccccccatccctccagccaaagctggcaggaaaggaaaaagaaccatgcagcatggaaaaactgcatggaatttatgtaggaaagacgaaagaactaccattactgctaccactaaccgggcgataaaagcggacaaggacaccagtattcgaaagaacttaacgttattatgacaatgagtaatatcttagttgctggttggattcaaaatacttgtctaatctattcttgaaggccgtaactgttgtactatcaacgacatcacagggtagagagttccaaacattaacaactcgattgaagaagaagtgtttagcttcgtgcgacgagaatcttttaccacttatcttcaaattgtgatttcttcttgttctatttgatcgatcaattgtaaagtaattttccgcattaatatcactgaatcccttaaacattttaaacacttctattagatcgcctcgcattcttcgtattgataggctgaataaatttacttctttaagcctttgttcataagataaatttctcaacctaggaatcatctttgttactcttcgttgaacccgtttcaacttttctatgtcttttctgtaatagggagaccaaaactgtacacagtactctagacggggtcgaatcaacgaattatacagttttaatattactttttccaattcattattaaagactcgtccgatgaagccaaccaatttgtttgcagttttaactacctctgaacaatgctgaccgggctttaaatcgcttgatatagtgattccaagatccttttctttacttactgcagaaagttgttggccattcattacgtatcgaacgcgattgttattttttccgatgtgcaacactttacatttgtcaatgttaaatttcatttgccattgattggcccaacgtgcaagtcgatctagatctgattgtaaagcttcttcgtcgagtgtcgcagttactttactagcaatttttgtgtcatcagcaaattttgatactttgcaagtgagcccatcatcgatatcattaacataaattaagaagagcatggggccaagcactaatccttgaggtacgctgcttctgacatcgagccagttagatgtaacaccgtttagaactactctttgtttccgctcagagagccagtccgcaagccaattgtgaatgttacccgagataccgtgcgccaatagtttgctgagcaatcgttggtgggggacttaatcaaatgccttttgaaaatccagatatatgatatctactgatctgctttcatcaaacacctcaaaaatataatgaaaaaaatcaagtaagttagtcaaacacgaacgtttactacggaagccatgttgcgaattatttattagattattttcttcgaagaatttcaccatattgtcgcgaatgatagtctccgttaacttacaaacaatcgatgtcaggctaattggtcgatagtttcctggatgagacttgtccccctttttgaaaattggtgtgacatttgcaagtttccaatctgacggaacttttccagctattAAAGATTTATTGTatatgatggagagaaggagggagaaggagggtgaatgtttgccgagtccacaaagagacctgaccttgtgataccactgtctgttgttggcctgtttaagatggtgtattttatctggataatagtttgctctggcagttttgatctccctgatgactctgttcctaagctgtctgtagcgggcagggtctgtgttgtgggccctgtttctctgcgagatgagcctcttgacggtggggTTAATCCAGGGGGCGTCAAATGGATGGACTGGGAATGTCTTgacggggaagaaggtgtggtaggcaCTGGTAATAGTGTGCTGGTAGTGCTTCCATTTCTGGTTGACGTCTGGCTCATTTGTTACCTCAGTCCAGGGGTGTTGAGTAATCCACTGCCCGAACCGTCTGATGGCCGAGTCGGTCAGGGGCCTGAATGATCTGGCGGAGGATGATTGAGGCAGAGAGGTGGTGTGAGCCGGTTCCCACAGGACTGACAGGTGGCCGCTGCGTCCcatgatggtgatgtggtggtggtgttgatgtgatggtggtggtgcaggacaTTATcttcacaacaccacaccacagtcacctccctaATGTtgctgtgttggtgttggtggtggtggtgcaggccattactttcacaacaccacaccacagtccaccacagtcacctccctaatgttgctgtggtggttatggtggtggtaatgatggtgcaGGCCATTACcttcacaacaccacaccacagtccaccacagtcacctccctaATGTTGCTGTGTTGGGCTGCCTCAACCACCACGGGcagtccctccaccacctcaccgaagACAAGAGACGAATTCTGACTTTCCAGACAATACTTGGTGAAGATGCCAAACAGACCACGCACACCCTGGGTATGGTCATTCCACAACAGCCCACACACATCCCCCAGCCGGCCTGACCTTCGGTACTTACCCTTATTAAGGTCAGGCAGCAGGATGGAATCCCCCTCCCCATCATTACTCTCATAGTCCCCGGCCCACACAAACTCTCCCAATTGCCCCTTCTTCACCACCCCTAGCAAGCTGGTGTTGCGGTAGGAGGGGCCGCGCTGCCCTGTGCACAGCAACAGAAACTGCCTGCCCCGCGGGGTGTCGGGGCTCAGATGGATTTTGACCCGCCGTGTTGTGCTGCCTGGCCAGGACAGGTCCAGGAACACagtgcaggggggggagggcggcacGACCTCACTCACCtgtaaacacacaacacaacaggtGATGCGGCATGTACACACACgcgtcgcacacacacacacacaagatggcgGACGGACACAGCTGAACTCCTGACGCGTCTTCATATTATCATCAAGCTATGCGGGAACTAAACCCTAGACGTGGGAATTAAGGTGGGAGCCGTGCTAGGTGACAATTGTGCTTTTCCGGATTAATAAAGGCTGAGAACAGTGAATAACACTGAATAATGAGCCAGGAGAAGGCGGGGGCGACGGCATCGTCGTCACCGGCGGGTTTGTTTACACTAGTAAGCAGGGGAGCCAGGCCAAGGGACAATGATTTTGAAGGTTTCTCGGATGATGTGGAGAGGCACAGAGACCAAGACATTATGTTGAGAAGGAGACTTATCAacttggaaagggagatgaaggaaatgaaggacagaATGGGGGCGTTGGAGAGGGAGGTTGACGTCCTGAAGATGGAGAAGAATGTATGAAAAAATGCATACAATGACCTGCATAAGCAGGTAacactgaatgagaaggatacacataaagtctggaaggaggaacaagaaaaggagaatgttagctttaagaaaattgtggaggagcaTGTTAAGGCAAAGGATGAAGCAataactgaaaaggtgatcaaggtgataaaagataaaacaaatagtGAGGGATGTAGTTGATAAAAAGAagtctgtagtagtggtgggcattaatgaagagcacatgccgatcaaacatacaagggaaaagaaagaaaggaaggcagtggagcaagtAACTGAAGCAATTCAGGAAGATCATGAGCTGGTAGGAGAGATCGAGGAAGTATTCAGGCTTGCGAAGTACGAAGAAGGAGCCCAACGACCAGTaaaaattagatttaggtctcaagtGTCTGTGGCAGAAGTGAtgggaaagtcatggaagttagAGAGAACAGAGGcctacaaaaaagtctgggtaaggaaggacagaagtgtggaggaaaggaacacgataagaAACTTAAAGAATCAAGCTAACGAAAAGAATGAAGCAAGGTCAGAGGATGACAAAAAGAAGTTTTTCTGGAGAGTgatagacatggacctaaggaagtggtacagaagggaagaggagacagcttgaaAGTGGCAAAAAACAGATGTTATGGGGATTACAGAAACTaaattgactggtagtatagatgcatttaacttaggggatggtaaatataatgcatggatgagaaatagagaaaataaacaaggaggaggagtgatgctattgttgaaaaaagaattgactgtggagggtgtcacctatggagaaggggaagtggaggttTTAAATGTGGGAGTAAGAatgcaaaggggaggatgcagaaatattgCAGTGGTGTATGTCCCCCCAAAACCAgctcatggacagaagaattgtacaagaagaagctggaagacacaATAGAATGCCTACGGAGATTGctggtggagaaagaaaagattttgagaatgggagattttaattgtaaggaaatgtcatgggaaaactggtcaacagaaggaagtgaagcttcatgggggaacaaggttttggaattggttatagataacgtcctcacacagtgggtggaggaaaatatgAGATTCAGAGGAAATGAtgagccatctagattggacttgataatcaccagggagccggataccatagaggagatgaactataagagccctatagggaa
It encodes the following:
- the LOC126993659 gene encoding uncharacterized protein LOC126993659, yielding MSWSLCLSTSSEKPSKSLSLGLAPLLTSVSEVVPPSPPCTVFLDLSWPGSTTRRVKIHLSPDTPRGRQFLLLCTGQRGPSYRNTSLLGVVKKGQLGEFVWAGDYESNDGEGDSILLPDLNKGKYRRSGRLGDVCGLLWNDHTQGVRGLFGIFTKYCLESQNSSLVFGEVVEGLPVVVEAAQHSNIREVTVVDCGVVL